GCCGCAACGGACGCGGAAAAACAACTTTTTTAAAACTGCTTTTAAATGAATATGAGTTCGGCGGCAGTATATCGTCTGACGTTGAGTTTATGTATTTCCCTTTTAACGTAAAAGACGGCGGAGCATTGGCCTTTGACATTGCGGCCGAGTTTTGTCCAAACGCAATGGATTGGGAAATAATACGCGAAGTTTCCCTTTTGGAAGCCGACGCCGAGCTTTTATACCATCCGTTTAACACGCTTTCAAAAGGAGAATGTACAAAAATACTTCTTGCCGCTATGTTTCTAAACGAAAACAAATTTCTTCTTATAGACGAACCGACAAACCATCTTGACATGCATGCCCGTGAAGCCGCTGCAAAATACCTGAATTCCAAAAAGGGATTTATACTTGTATCGCATGACAGGGCTTTTTTGGATATGTGTACGGATCATACCCTTTCAATCAACAAAACTGATATAGAAATACAGAAAGGGAATTTTTCATCATGGTTTGAAAACAAGAAAAGAACCGACGCCTTTGAGTTTGCCGAAAACGAAAAACTGAAAAAAGACATAGGCCGTCTTGAAGCGTCGGCACGGAAAAAAGCCGAATGGTCTTATTCCGTTGAAAAAACAAAATTTGCCGAAAGAAACTCCGGGCTCCGTCCCGACAGGGGATATATAGGACATAAGGCGGCGAAAATGATGAAGCGTTCCAAAAGCATTGAAAATCGAAGGCAGAATGCCGTTGAGGAAAAATGCAGACTGCTTAAAAATATTGAAGTTTCCGACACGCTTAAAATTTCCCAACTCAGTTACCGAAAAACAACACTCGCAGAATTAAAAGATATATCTATCTATTACGGCGAAAAAGAAGTATGCCGCGGCGTTTCCCTGAAAGTAGAAAACGGAAAACGTATTTCCCTCTCAGGTCATAATGGCAGCGGAAAATCGTCAGTTTTAAAGCTGATACTGGGAGAAGATATTAAATACCGCGGTTACTTGAACATTGGCTCGGGATTAAAAATATCGTATGTGCCGCAGGATACATCGTTTCTTAAAGGTTCGCTTTCGGATTATGCCGCCGAAAAAGGCATAGACGAGCATATATTTAAAGCCATATTAAGGAAATTGGATTTTTCCCGTGAGCAGTTCCGAAAAGACATGGAATTTTTCAGCGAAGGCCAGAAAAAGAAAACGCTGATTGCGGCAAGCCTTTGCGAGAAAGCGCATCTGCATATTTGGGACGAGCCGCTTAACTTTATCGACGTTATTTCAAGGATGCAGATAGAAGAGCTGATACTGGCCAATAATCCTACTCTGCTTTTTGTAGAACACGACAGGAATTTTTGCAAAAAAATTGCGGACGATATAATAGAAATAGGAAGATAAAAACTGACTTTTATGGGAAGGAATTTATATAATTAAACGCGCGCGTTTATTTCGCATGCCTGTGCGCTGTTTAAATAAAGTTTTATGCATTATATACCTATAATAATTGATATTGCGCAATATTTTTTATATGGCAGCCGAAATGTTCCCGGCACAGATTTATAATATAAAATGCAATATCGTATGATATGGAAATTTATGCGATTATATTACTATCCGTTAATGCAGAATTTTAAAAAATTATATATTTTTGTTATATTATTTACAGCTTTCTTAAACATATTGCTTTTTACGGTAAACCAGTATAAAATTTAAATAAAGAAATATAAAGGAGGTAAATAATATGAAAAGGTATGCAAAGCCCTTGATTGCGGCTATTATTATAGGTTTAAGCGTTTTTGCCTTCACATCATGCAATAAAGATAAAGAACAAACTTCCGCTCCGGTTACAAATGGGGAAAATACTGATAAAAACGGCAATGATAAAACCGACGGCGCATCGGACGATCAAAATGATGAAAATACCGAAAAGAACGACGGTTCGGAAAACAGCGGCCCGGATGACGGCGAAAGGGAAAGCCTGACAATCCAGCTCGGCAACGATATAGGGCGCAATATATCGAAGCTTTCAATCCGCCCCGACAGCGAAAGTGAATGGACGGAAATATCTATCGACGGCGGCATATGGAAAAGCGGATATATGATACCTGTCAAAATAGAGGCCGATTCTATCCCAAGTTCAGATGAAGGATGGGAAATTGAAGTTACGTTCTCTGACGACAGCTCTACTAAAATATTTGAAAACGTGCCGCTTGACAGTGAAAATTCCATTATACTTACGGAGGAAGGCGCATTGACGGCGGAAATTTAAAACCAAAGCCGGCGTTATCCTTTATCATCGATTTGCACTCATTTTAAAAAGCGGCTTTAACGCCGCTTCATTTTATTTATTTAATAATATCCCACAGCCAAACTTAAAGAGAAAACCGAATTTAATAAATTGTATTCAATATTTCGCGTAGTCACAGCTGTTTTTAAATGTATTCGTAATTATCCCGCGCTTTTTATATTTATTTGAAACTAATCTTATTTTCAGGATACAAAGGCATATGCGGATGAGGACGGCATCAGCCGCATAACGGCGGCGCCAAATGTATTTGTTTGGGCCAAAACCATGTTTTTTTATTGCGCTTAAAGCGTTAATGCCGCCATCGCCTATTTTACCCCCAATGGAGAAATTTTTTTGTTGTTCAAAACTCAATATGCGGGCTTGCCCACAGGCAAGTTTAGGAAATATGCGACAATCACAGCGCGGAGCGTTTTTCTAAGGGGATTTTTAAAAGCTATGTCAAGTATTTGAAACGCCGAAATCAGGAAAAATTTACCATGAGGAGCGTTTATCGCGTTATAAATTTAAAGCGTATTCAGTTTAAAATGTTGTTTTAATCTTTATGCTGCCGGACGGCGTTTTTTGTGTTTATGGTTGATTTTTCAAAGCCGGCGGAGAATTTCGTGGGGCGGTTATTGCGTAAGGAATTCTGTTTGCGGAACTCTGGGAATGGATTTTTTTATGCGGCGGCGCGGCAGGCGTATAATTTTTTTGAAAAATGGGAAGATTATTACATGTTGGGAGGATGATATTATGGCAAAAGAAAAATTCACTCTTGAAGCTCTGACAGAAGAGGACAGGCTTAAATATGAAATCGCAGCCGAAATGGGGCTTATCGATAAGGTTAAAGAGGGCGGCTGGAAATCACTTACGGCCAAAGAAAGCGGTAAAATAGGCGGTATTATGGCTTCAAGAAGAAAAAACAAGAAAAAAAATAATTAATTGCAAAAAATGTGTTGACAAAAGGTTTTATTGAGTGTATTATATAAATGTTCGTAACGCGTGAAGCGTTTTATGGCGGAACTGTGGAGAGGTGTCCGAGTGGTTTAAGGAGCCGGTCTTGAAAACCGGTGACTCCGCAAGGGGCCGTGGGTTCGAATCCCACCCTCTCCGCCATTTTTTTATATAGTATGCTTGTTGTTAGTCAAACCTTTTGGAGAAGTACCCAAGTGGTTGAAGGGGTTCGCCTGGAAAGCGGATAGGTCGTTAATAGCGGCGCATGGGTTCAAATCCCATCTTCTCCGTTTTCTTAAAAGCATATTATTAATATTCCTCGATAGCTCAGTGGTAGAGCAATCGGCTGTTAACCGATGGGTCGTAGGTTCGAGCCCTACTCGGGGAGCTTTTATAGGGGTATAGTTCAGTCGGTAGAACGTTGGTCTCCAAAACCAAATGTCAAGGGTTCGAGTCCTTTTGCCCCTGTTTTTAAAGCCCGGCGGATAGTCTGTCCGCCGGGCTTTTTTGTTTTCGGTATAAATACCGAAATTTTGCAATTCCGCTTTTAAGGCGGTTTCCAGTTTAAAATGCATGTTTAGTTCCGGAGGCTTTTTATAATTAATATGCGCGAAACTGTATATTCGCATTTACGGGAGATACTCCCGATAAAAATTTAAAGCGGCCGCGGCGTTTGGCAAAGAAATACGTTGGCGGCGGAAAAATCGCATTTAAATGCCCTAGAGTTTAGTTATGTTAAAGCGGGTATTTCCTGGAGGTATTTTTCAATGCTTGCAACGCAGTTTGCCCCGTCGTTTGCCGCCGTTATTATCTGGCGGAAATTTTTCTTCGTAACGTCGCCGGCCGCATATATTCCTTTTACCGACGTTTCTCCGTCGTCGTTCGTTATTATATAACCGCCGCTGTCGGTTTCCACTGTATTTTTAAATATGCCGCTTACAGGGGCGACGCCTACCGCAACAAAAAGGGCGTCGGTTTTTAAAGCTTTTTTCTCATTTGTCTTGTTGTTTTCGATTATTATTTCCGAAACAAAATCGGTTCCTTTTATTTCGCGTACCTCCGTATTCCACATTATTTCTATATTTTCCCTGTTAAAAACCTTTTCCTGAAGGCTTTTGGCCCCGCGGAATGTGTCGCGTCTGTGGATTATATAGACTTTTTTGCATATACGCGACAAGTAAGCCGCATCTTCAAGGGCCACGTCGCCGCCTCCTGCAATGGCGGCCGTTTTGTCTTTAAAAAACATACCGTCGCATGTGGCGCAGTATGATACGCCTCGGCCAGAAAATTTTTCTTCTCCCGGTATTTCCAGCTTTTTATGGACGGCGCCTGTCGCGATAATGACCGAGCGTGTTTTATAGCGGTTTTTTTGGCCCAAAACCTCTATTATGCCGCCGCTTTGCGAGAGGCCGTTTACTGTGTCCGTTATAAATACGGCAAGCAGATCGTCGGCATGTTTTCTAAGTTTCATGCTGAGATCAAACCCGGAAATACTCGGGAACCCGGGATAATTGTCAACTTCGTTTGTTGTAAGCACTTGACCGCCGCTTAAAGGGGCTTTTTCAACCGTAACGGCGTTAAGCTGGGCCCTTTGCGCATATACTGCCGCCGAAAGGCCGGCAGGGCCTGAACCTATTATAACAAGGTCATATATGCGAGTCATTGTTTGCCACTCCTTTTTATTTTAATTTTAGTCGTCAGGAGATAATGCTCCTTAAAACGGCTATTACAATATGTCGGCTGGATTTATTATATCCAATAATATACATTTTATTACTTTTTAAAAGCAGGCAAGGTATATGCGGCGCAATTTTGACGCCTGTTCAATATGTGGGTGAATTTTTGTTTTATTAATAATATTCATTAAAAGGAAATAAAAAGCTTGACAACGGCCTGCCTTTTTGCTATGATAACTAGGCAACAGAATGAATGTCTGCATATTTATAAGGTATGCCCAGATAGCTCAGTTGGTAGAGCAGAGGACTGAAAATCCTCGTGTCCTTGGTTCGATTCCGAGTCTGGGCAGTTTAAAGCGGTGTGGAGTATTTTCCACCGCTTTATTTTTTTGT
The DNA window shown above is from Anaerotignum faecicola and carries:
- the abc-f gene encoding ABC-F type ribosomal protection protein, whose product is MSLINVSNLTFSYPGSFDNVFENVSFQIDTDWKLGFTGRNGRGKTTFLKLLLNEYEFGGSISSDVEFMYFPFNVKDGGALAFDIAAEFCPNAMDWEIIREVSLLEADAELLYHPFNTLSKGECTKILLAAMFLNENKFLLIDEPTNHLDMHAREAAAKYLNSKKGFILVSHDRAFLDMCTDHTLSINKTDIEIQKGNFSSWFENKKRTDAFEFAENEKLKKDIGRLEASARKKAEWSYSVEKTKFAERNSGLRPDRGYIGHKAAKMMKRSKSIENRRQNAVEEKCRLLKNIEVSDTLKISQLSYRKTTLAELKDISIYYGEKEVCRGVSLKVENGKRISLSGHNGSGKSSVLKLILGEDIKYRGYLNIGSGLKISYVPQDTSFLKGSLSDYAAEKGIDEHIFKAILRKLDFSREQFRKDMEFFSEGQKKKTLIAASLCEKAHLHIWDEPLNFIDVISRMQIEELILANNPTLLFVEHDRNFCKKIADDIIEIGR
- a CDS encoding alpha/beta-type small acid-soluble spore protein — encoded protein: MAKEKFTLEALTEEDRLKYEIAAEMGLIDKVKEGGWKSLTAKESGKIGGIMASRRKNKKKNN
- the trxB gene encoding thioredoxin-disulfide reductase, whose amino-acid sequence is MTRIYDLVIIGSGPAGLSAAVYAQRAQLNAVTVEKAPLSGGQVLTTNEVDNYPGFPSISGFDLSMKLRKHADDLLAVFITDTVNGLSQSGGIIEVLGQKNRYKTRSVIIATGAVHKKLEIPGEEKFSGRGVSYCATCDGMFFKDKTAAIAGGGDVALEDAAYLSRICKKVYIIHRRDTFRGAKSLQEKVFNRENIEIMWNTEVREIKGTDFVSEIIIENNKTNEKKALKTDALFVAVGVAPVSGIFKNTVETDSGGYIITNDDGETSVKGIYAAGDVTKKNFRQIITAANDGANCVASIEKYLQEIPALT